ACTACGAACTGTTTGCGCAGCGCTCATTGAGTGCGCTGACCCGCTGGGAGCTGCAATCGGCACCGCCGGCACGGTTCGACACCGACCTGCCCGAGCAGCTGCGCAAACGCGCGCTCGCGTTGCCGCCCGGCTTCAATCCGCGCACGCTCATCCTGGCCCGGCAATGGCGCGCCGACGCTGGCGGCAACGACGATGCCATCGTGCAACGGGCGCTGCAGTGGATCACCCGCGAATTCGCCTACACGCTGGACACGCCACTGCTGGGTCGCAACAGCGTCGACGAGTTCCTGTTCCAGCAGAAGGCCGGATTCTGCGAGCACTTCAGCTCGGCGTTCGTGGTGCTGATGCGCGCCGCCGGCATCCCCGCGCGCGTGGTCACCGGGTATGCCGGCGGGACCTACAACAGCTTCGGCAACTATTGGGTGGTGCGGCGCATGGATGCGCATGCCTGGACCGAGGTGTGGCTGGCAGGCCGCGGCTGGGTTCGCGTGGACCCCACTGCCGCAGTGGCGCCCGAGCGCATCTACGACACGCTGGAGGATCGCCTGCAGAGCGGTGGCGGCAACGACTTCGCCCAGCTCGGCGCCTGGGCCAGCCTGGGCCAGGTCAGCGACTGGCTGCGCCGCGGCTGGAACGATCTGGTGCTGTCCTTCAATGCCGACCGCCAGCAACGGCTGCTGCAACCGTTCGGCATCGAGCGCCTGGACCCCACCCAGCTGGCCGCCATCTTCGGCGTGTTTGCCGTCAGTGCCCTGGCCTGGATGGGTTGGCTGCTGGCGCGTGGCGAACGCGAACGCGATCGGCTGTTGCGCGCCTGGCATCGGCTGGGCCGCCGTTACGGCAAGCTTGGCCTGGCGCGCGAACCGCACGAACCGGCCATCACCTGGGCACAACGCGTCGCCCGTACACACCCCGACACGACACTGTTGGCACTCAGCCAACGTTTCGCTGCCGCGCGATACGCTGGCGCTGATTCGGACAGCGCCTCACTTCTGAAAGACTTGCTGCAGCATCGCCCGCGAACCGGAGCTTCCTCATGAGTACCCGTTTTCTGATTCCCATTGTCGCCGCGCTCGGGCTCGCCGCCTGCGCTACCGCGCCCAAACCGCTGCAGGGCCAGTTCCCCACGGTCAGCCCGAACGATTCCACTGCCAATGCACAACTCGGCACCTCGGTGCGTTGGGGCGGCAAGATCATCCAGACCAAGCCCAGCCAGGGCCAGACCTGCTTCGAGCTGATTTCGCGTCCGCTCAACGCCAGCGGGCGTCCGGATCGCAATGCCGTGGATGCCAGCGATGGCCGCTTCCTGGCCTGCCGCGCAGGCTTCTACGATCCGGCAGTCTTCGAACCCGGCCGCGAAGTCACCTTCATCGGCAAGATCGAGGGGTATGAAACCACCAAGATCGGCGAGTACGACTACAAGCTGCCCAAGGTGGCGGCCGACGTGGTCTACCTATGGCCGGAAGTACGCGACGTCGACGTGATTCCGGCCTACCCGTACGGCCCGTGGGGCGACCCGTGGGGTCCGCGCTGGGGTGGCGGCTGGGGCTGGGGCCGCGGCTGGTGGTAATCCACCGCTGAGCCAGCCGTGATGCAAAACGCCGCTCTTGAAGGAGCGGCGTTTTGATGTGTGCGGGTCAAACCGTCTGCATCAGCGCGTTCCTGCTGGATCCTTATTCGCCATTTCGCCTATCCCGGCGCTGCGCGGGCGCAACGCCCCCTGCTGGACCTGCGACGGCGCGGCTGCCGCGTGAGCGCGCACTGAGGTGCATGGCCTGGCAACCCCAGCAGTGACAATCGGCCATGCCCAACCTTGACCAGCGCATGACGCTGGACCGCCTGTTCGACCATATCGGTGGCAAGGTGCCGCGACCCGTCAAGGCGTGCCGAATCGCCCCAACGGCGCCCCGGCCAGCAGATGCAGATGGATATGGAACACCGTCTGCCCGGCATGCTCGCGGCAATTCATCACGATGCGGTAGCCGTCCTGCGCCAGGCCTTGCTCTCGTGCGTACGCGGCGGCGGCGAGCGCCAGCTTGCCGACCAGCAGCGCCTGCTCCGGCGGCACATCGTCCAGGGTGGGAATCGCCTGCTGCTTGGGGATGAACAGCACATGCACCGGTGCCTGCGGCGCGATGTCTTCGAAGCCCAGCACGTCGTCGTCTTCATAAACGATGGTGGCGGGAATTTCGCGGCGAATGATCTTGCCGAAGATGGTGTCGGTCATAGACGGGATTCGGGATTTGGGATTGACCAAAGCTTACCGCGCGCGCCGACCGGCTTTTGCCAATCCCCAATCCCGACTCTCCAATCCCCGCCCTCAAAGCACCTCACTGCGCGTGCCGAAGGCATGCGACAGGGTGCCGCGGTCAACGTATTCCAGCTCGCCGCCCAGCGGCATGCCCTGGGCGAGCCGGCTCGGGCGTACCGCATGCTGGCGGGCCAGCTGTGCCAGGTAATGCGCGGTCGCCTCGCCTTCCACGGTGGCATTGGTGGCGATGATCATTTCGGTGACCTCGCCGGCGGCCAGGCGCTCGCCGAGCCGGTCCAGCCCCAGTTCGCGCGGGCCGATGCCGTCCAGCGGCGACAGCCGTCCCTGCAAGATGAAATACAGCCCGCGGTAGCCGGTGGCGTGTTCGATCGCCAGGCGGTCGGCCGGCGATTCCACCACGCATAGCTGCTGCCGATCGCGACTGCTGCTGGCGCAAATGGTGCAGATGTCCGACTCGGTGAA
The window above is part of the Xanthomonas cassavae CFBP 4642 genome. Proteins encoded here:
- a CDS encoding transglutaminaseTgpA domain-containing protein translates to MTEPALPISQASRGWVLATSWLALAPLLLQLPGLLAATIAVAAVLVGAMSWRGSLLAPLRLLLVIAMLAAVYWQIGMRFGRDTGCAVLAAMLAIKASELRSLRDARSLLGFALFAPFAAFLLDQGPATMGLALLAVLSALLSMQRLADEEHCTTTPILRLQLRGIGKLVAIGVPLALATFWLLPRLSSPLWGVPERALSRPGLSDTMSPGEWIDLMADDSPALRVQFTGKAPPQQQRYWRGPVMWDFDGRSWQRARWTGRGQPASVTPGPQTYRYRLDYEPTDRRQLVSLDLPTQGVANADLSPDYELFAQRSLSALTRWELQSAPPARFDTDLPEQLRKRALALPPGFNPRTLILARQWRADAGGNDDAIVQRALQWITREFAYTLDTPLLGRNSVDEFLFQQKAGFCEHFSSAFVVLMRAAGIPARVVTGYAGGTYNSFGNYWVVRRMDAHAWTEVWLAGRGWVRVDPTAAVAPERIYDTLEDRLQSGGGNDFAQLGAWASLGQVSDWLRRGWNDLVLSFNADRQQRLLQPFGIERLDPTQLAAIFGVFAVSALAWMGWLLARGERERDRLLRAWHRLGRRYGKLGLAREPHEPAITWAQRVARTHPDTTLLALSQRFAAARYAGADSDSASLLKDLLQHRPRTGASS
- a CDS encoding Slp family lipoprotein yields the protein MSTRFLIPIVAALGLAACATAPKPLQGQFPTVSPNDSTANAQLGTSVRWGGKIIQTKPSQGQTCFELISRPLNASGRPDRNAVDASDGRFLACRAGFYDPAVFEPGREVTFIGKIEGYETTKIGEYDYKLPKVAADVVYLWPEVRDVDVIPAYPYGPWGDPWGPRWGGGWGWGRGWW
- a CDS encoding histidine triad nucleotide-binding protein: MTDTIFGKIIRREIPATIVYEDDDVLGFEDIAPQAPVHVLFIPKQQAIPTLDDVPPEQALLVGKLALAAAAYAREQGLAQDGYRIVMNCREHAGQTVFHIHLHLLAGAPLGRFGTP
- the recR gene encoding recombination mediator RecR, with the protein product MSTLLEQLIEAFRVLPGVGQKSAQRMAYHVLEREREGGRRLAAALANAVEKVGHCVQCRDFTESDICTICASSSRDRQQLCVVESPADRLAIEHATGYRGLYFILQGRLSPLDGIGPRELGLDRLGERLAAGEVTEMIIATNATVEGEATAHYLAQLARQHAVRPSRLAQGMPLGGELEYVDRGTLSHAFGTRSEVL